A segment of the Thiohalomonas denitrificans genome:
GCGGCGTCACGCCCCCGACCTGGGCGAGGCCGCGGTGTCGGTGCGCGAGAGTAGCGGTGCCAAATACCTGTCCGTGACCGTCACTGTCCGGGCCACCAGCCGGGAGCAGCTGGACAACATCTACCTCGAACTCACCGCCCACGAAAAGGTCATGATGGCACTGTAAGGGCAGGGACGAGGAACGAGGTTCGAGATGCGAGATTCGAGGAACAGCGAGGGGCGTACGCCTGCTACTAGGCGACGGATTCATTGCTTGTTTCTGCGCACCGAGTATCCGTTTTGATTTCCCCCGAGAACCCAGTGCGCCCCGTGGTTAAACAGCCCCTT
Coding sequences within it:
- a CDS encoding YbeD family protein; translated protein: MSNDETLLEFPCDFPIKAMGRADEDFETTVVEIVRRHAPDLGEAAVSVRESSGAKYLSVTVTVRATSREQLDNIYLELTAHEKVMMAL